A genomic stretch from Leptotrichia sp. HSP-536 includes:
- a CDS encoding endonuclease/exonuclease/phosphatase family protein, producing MKFLLYNIRYGTGKYLNQPFKHIRGYLGRSVKHIYRIGKFINKYKPDIVGLVEVDLGSFRMYSRNQAALLGRITRNNNVYQYKYEEDSNYMKFPMVRKQGNALLSKKPVLREEFHYLDIGMKKLIIEVETEDVVVFLVHLALGGKTRQKQIVQLYSLVKDCKKPVIVAGDFNVFWGEEEIEMFLQASNLRNINIRKDPTFPSWNPKRELDFILCSKDIKVKSYEVIQTQLSDHLPILVDFEIVK from the coding sequence ATGAAATTTCTTTTGTATAATATTCGATATGGGACTGGGAAATATCTGAATCAGCCCTTTAAGCATATACGGGGATATTTAGGGCGTTCGGTAAAGCATATTTATCGAATTGGGAAATTTATCAATAAATATAAGCCTGATATTGTGGGACTTGTGGAAGTTGATCTTGGCTCGTTTAGAATGTACAGTAGAAATCAGGCTGCACTTCTTGGGAGAATTACGAGAAATAATAATGTTTATCAGTACAAATATGAGGAAGATTCTAATTATATGAAATTTCCGATGGTAAGAAAGCAGGGAAATGCTTTGCTTTCTAAAAAGCCTGTTTTACGAGAAGAATTTCATTATCTGGATATTGGAATGAAAAAATTGATTATTGAAGTGGAAACGGAAGATGTGGTAGTGTTTCTGGTTCATTTGGCACTTGGCGGAAAGACACGTCAAAAGCAGATTGTGCAGCTTTACAGCCTTGTGAAAGATTGTAAGAAGCCAGTTATAGTGGCTGGTGATTTTAATGTATTCTGGGGGGAAGAGGAAATTGAAATGTTTTTGCAGGCTTCAAATTTACGAAATATAAATATAAGGAAAGATCCGACTTTTCCAAGCTGGAATCCAAAACGGGAACTTGACTTTATACTTTGTTCAAAGGACATAAAAGTAAAAAGTTATGAAGTTATACAAACTCAACTTTCGGATCATTTGCCGATATTAGTTGATTTTGAAATTGTAAAATAA
- a CDS encoding O-methyltransferase, with product MIENFIESSKYVQNLFKIENEIIQNIKDESLDENVPIITDEVLNYMIFTARNIKAENILEIGTATGYSGLFLAQVANENGGFLTTMEIDEIRYGKAMENFKKLGLFEKNKMIFGDALEEILKLDKNVKYDFIFIDASKGQYLKFFEMSYELLNENGIIFIDNLMFRGLVAADKEEIPKRYKTIVKRLKEFIEKLNEEYNFVLLPFGDGVGIVKK from the coding sequence ATGATAGAAAATTTTATAGAATCATCGAAATATGTACAAAATTTATTTAAAATAGAAAATGAAATTATACAGAATATAAAAGATGAAAGTTTGGATGAAAATGTGCCAATTATTACTGACGAAGTGCTAAATTATATGATTTTTACGGCTAGAAATATTAAAGCTGAAAATATTTTGGAAATTGGAACTGCAACAGGATACTCAGGGCTATTTTTGGCACAGGTTGCTAATGAAAATGGTGGTTTCTTAACAACAATGGAAATTGATGAAATTCGTTATGGAAAAGCTATGGAAAATTTTAAGAAACTTGGATTATTTGAAAAGAATAAGATGATTTTTGGAGATGCTTTGGAAGAAATTCTGAAACTTGATAAGAATGTGAAATATGATTTTATTTTTATTGATGCTTCAAAAGGACAGTATTTGAAGTTTTTTGAAATGAGTTATGAACTTCTCAATGAAAATGGAATTATTTTTATTGATAATCTTATGTTTCGTGGACTGGTTGCGGCAGATAAGGAAGAAATTCCAAAAAGATATAAGACAATTGTAAAAAGACTTAAAGAATTTATAGAAAAATTGAATGAAGAGTATAATTTTGTACTGCTGCCGTTTGGAGATGGAGTTGGGATAGTAAAAAAATAA
- a CDS encoding type II secretion system F family protein has protein sequence MASIIKSKESEISEKDLLSFTKSVYYLLNGKISLIDTLGIVAQNYSGDLKSKIIRTKQQIEKGVSLHRAFSKITANKEFMEMVKIGEETGNLEIVFKNLYEKYEFNQKIKKDVKNLSIYPVTVIITALVIVFILLKFVVPKFVVIYSDIGQELPRVTQIVINISKITDKYGIFLLIAITFLIFGLKNWKEKNEKNFEKIFLKTRMIGQMYKNICILNFTRNMYSLTDANVPLIQSLKMCTNSKSYILNEELKKIILKIEKGESIQKSFKNTTFFDNEYVSFLAIGEKTGEMKISFFNLNEIYYEKVSEKIKWFLKMFEPFSIIFIGIIIGLIVFSVMLPIFKMGEML, from the coding sequence ATGGCAAGTATTATAAAGAGCAAGGAAAGTGAAATTAGTGAAAAAGACTTGCTATCGTTTACGAAAAGTGTATATTATTTATTAAATGGTAAAATTTCGCTAATTGATACACTTGGAATTGTTGCACAGAATTATAGTGGAGATTTGAAAAGTAAGATAATTCGTACAAAACAGCAGATTGAAAAGGGAGTTTCTCTTCATAGGGCTTTTTCAAAGATTACTGCAAATAAAGAATTTATGGAAATGGTAAAAATTGGGGAAGAAACTGGAAATTTGGAAATAGTCTTTAAGAATCTTTATGAAAAGTATGAGTTTAATCAGAAAATAAAAAAAGATGTGAAAAATTTAAGTATTTACCCAGTAACAGTTATAATTACAGCATTGGTTATTGTATTCATACTCTTAAAATTTGTAGTGCCTAAATTTGTGGTAATTTATTCTGATATTGGGCAGGAATTACCAAGAGTTACGCAAATCGTGATAAATATTAGTAAAATAACGGATAAATATGGTATTTTTCTTTTAATTGCCATAACTTTTTTAATTTTTGGATTAAAGAATTGGAAAGAAAAAAATGAAAAGAATTTTGAAAAAATTTTTTTAAAAACAAGAATGATTGGGCAAATGTATAAAAATATTTGCATATTGAATTTTACAAGAAATATGTATTCTCTGACAGATGCCAATGTTCCATTGATTCAATCCCTAAAAATGTGTACAAATTCTAAAAGTTATATTTTAAATGAGGAACTGAAAAAAATTATTTTGAAAATAGAAAAGGGTGAGAGTATTCAAAAATCCTTTAAAAATACGACTTTTTTTGATAATGAATATGTAAGTTTCCTTGCAATTGGAGAAAAGACCGGCGAAATGAAAATATCATTTTTTAATTTGAATGAAATTTATTATGAAAAAGTTAGCGAGAAAATAAAATGGTTTTTGAAAATGTTTGAGCCGTTTTCGATAATTTTTATTGGAATAATTATTGGGCTTATTGTATTTTCAGTTATGTTACCTATTTTTAAAATGGGAGAAATGCTGTAA
- a CDS encoding ROK family protein, with protein sequence MAIIAAVEAGGTKFICGLGTEDGKIIDRVSIPTTTPEETMAQVIEYFKDKEFDVMGVGSFGPIDPVKGSKTYGYITKTPKPYWSDYDLIGELKKHYDVPMEFDTDVNGAALAESWWGAGENLKNVMYITVGTGIGAGAVVDGKMLQGLTHPEMGHIFLKRHKDDKFEGRCPFHKDCMEGMAAGPAIEDRWGKKGFELADRNEVWDMEAYYLAQAVVNYTLILSPQKIIMGGGVMKQKQLFPLIRKYVLEFLNGYVQKEEILEKIEDYIVYPGLGDEAGFVGSIALGKIALENNRK encoded by the coding sequence CTGAAGATGGGAAAATCATTGACAGAGTAAGTATTCCAACTACAACTCCTGAAGAAACAATGGCACAAGTTATAGAATATTTTAAAGACAAGGAATTTGATGTAATGGGTGTTGGGAGCTTTGGACCGATTGATCCTGTGAAAGGCTCTAAAACTTACGGATATATTACAAAAACTCCAAAGCCTTACTGGAGCGATTATGATTTGATAGGAGAGTTGAAAAAACATTATGATGTTCCGATGGAATTTGATACAGATGTAAATGGTGCGGCACTTGCAGAAAGCTGGTGGGGAGCTGGAGAAAATCTGAAAAATGTTATGTATATTACTGTTGGAACTGGAATTGGAGCTGGAGCAGTTGTTGATGGGAAAATGCTTCAAGGATTGACTCACCCTGAAATGGGACATATATTCTTGAAAAGACATAAAGATGATAAATTTGAAGGAAGATGTCCTTTCCATAAGGATTGTATGGAAGGAATGGCGGCAGGGCCTGCAATAGAAGACAGATGGGGTAAAAAAGGATTTGAACTTGCCGATAGGAATGAAGTTTGGGACATGGAAGCATATTATTTGGCTCAGGCTGTAGTAAATTATACTTTGATTTTATCGCCACAAAAAATAATTATGGGTGGGGGAGTTATGAAACAAAAGCAGCTGTTTCCATTAATTAGAAAATATGTACTGGAATTTTTAAACGGTTATGTTCAAAAAGAGGAAATTTTAGAAAAAATAGAAGACTATATTGTTTATCCTGGACTTGGAGATGAAGCAGGATTTGTCGGATCAATCGCATTGGGGAAAATTGCGTTGGAAAATAACAGAAAATAA